In Lactococcus paracarnosus, a genomic segment contains:
- a CDS encoding PolC-type DNA polymerase III — protein sequence MNELFDKLMDQLEMPVEIRNNPVFKGNIEKVEVHAVSKIWHFYLAFPAILPIGLYKELVYRLEMAFSNIAKTELTIITTDARYDEALLNDYLPTIFEQPGCDTPSFTAIFKKYKFIAGEQATDAQLLVGELSNLTYFVTHYFPVMEKHYHGFGFTDLHITPKIDYELTDRLVAEYEKKSEAALADILANQPEPSFSNEPAFPTAKEETLSPTHLALGKEIKATDTVFQMQDVVNEEANVVFEGYVFAAEHKVFKNRTTGKESHMLEVKMTDYSSSFIIQKWGRKPEEQAMFDLVKKGMWLKVKGSVQMDQYKHELVMSVRDMVEIKAKNIRKDLMPDDQKRVEFHAHTNMSTMDAITDVSDLVAQAARWGHEAIAITDHAGAQSFPHAHSAGKKNGVKILYGIEANLVEDRVPITYNEDDSNLSDATYVVFDVETTGLSAVYNKLIQVAASKMHKGNVIEQFDEFIDPGHPVSEFTTQLTGITDDMVRGSKPLEEVLVAFQAFCQGSILVAHNATFDVGFMNINYQRYDLPIITQPVIDTLEFARNLYPEIKRHGLGPLTKRFQVSLENHHLANFDAEATGRLLFIFLNDAKEKFKITLLSDLNTKVVDENSYKRARVKHATIYAKTQAGLKNLFKLISFSNVNYFAGVPRIPKSVLETYRDGLIIGSACSEGEVFEAVTNKSFDDALKIADYYDFIEIMPPAVYRPLIAKETIKDEVELQRILKDMIKLADTLGKPVLATGNVHYLNPEDAVYREIIVRSMGPGAMINRPVGRGEHAMPAPLPDVHFRTTTEMLDAFAFLGEAVARQIVIENTQKMAASFDVLTPVREDLYTPYIPESEEKMAKLTYEKSHAIYGNPLPDIVDLRIEKELNSIIGNGFSVIYLISQILVERSNNRGYLVGSRGSVGSSFVATMTGITEVNPLPPHYVCPDCQFSEFFTEGQYGSGFDMPEKNCPNCGQRLKKDGHDIPFETFLGFKGDKVPDIDLNFSGADQPSAHLDVREIFGADYAFRAGTIGTVAEKTAFGFVKGYERDYGHYYRGAEIERLAAGSTGVKRTTGQHPGGIIVIPGYMDVYDFSPVAFPAEDVNAEWQTTHFDFHAIHDNILKLDILGHDDPTMIRKLQDLSGMDASTIPMDDPDVMKIFAGTEVLGVTPEQIFSKTGTLGVPEMGTTFVRGMLEETKPSTFAELLQISGLSHGTDVWLGNAQELIKQGIANLAKVIGCRDDIMVYLIHAGLDESMAFTIMERVRKGMWNKMGDEERDAYIAAMRENNVPEWYIDSCSKIKYMFPKAHAAAYIMMALRVAYFKVHMPIYYYCAWFSIRANAFDLKVMGDGLAAVKAKMAEIRGKGFEATNVENALFGTLELCNEMLERGFKFGKLDLYRSEASEFIIEGDTLIPPFSAMDGLGGNVARQLVKAREDGEFLSKTELRKRAGVSQTLVDKMDDMGILGNMPGDNQLSLFDDLF from the coding sequence ATGAACGAGTTATTTGATAAATTAATGGATCAGCTAGAGATGCCGGTCGAGATACGCAACAACCCAGTATTTAAAGGCAATATCGAAAAAGTAGAAGTGCACGCGGTTAGCAAAATCTGGCACTTTTATTTGGCCTTTCCAGCTATTTTACCGATTGGCTTATATAAGGAACTTGTCTATCGGCTAGAAATGGCTTTTTCAAATATTGCCAAAACAGAGTTAACGATTATAACGACAGATGCGCGCTATGATGAAGCCCTACTGAATGACTATTTGCCCACTATTTTTGAACAGCCTGGATGTGATACACCGAGCTTCACTGCGATTTTTAAGAAATATAAATTTATTGCTGGTGAGCAGGCAACAGATGCCCAGCTCTTAGTTGGTGAGCTATCAAATTTAACCTATTTTGTGACCCATTATTTTCCAGTGATGGAAAAACACTATCATGGATTTGGTTTTACTGACTTGCATATAACGCCGAAAATTGATTATGAGTTAACCGATAGATTAGTTGCTGAGTACGAGAAGAAATCTGAGGCAGCCCTAGCTGATATTCTTGCCAATCAACCAGAGCCATCTTTTTCAAATGAACCAGCATTTCCGACAGCAAAAGAAGAGACTTTATCCCCTACACACCTCGCTTTAGGCAAAGAAATCAAAGCAACAGATACTGTTTTCCAGATGCAGGATGTGGTGAATGAAGAGGCCAATGTCGTCTTTGAAGGCTATGTATTTGCGGCTGAGCACAAGGTCTTTAAAAATCGGACCACAGGCAAGGAAAGTCACATGCTTGAAGTCAAAATGACCGACTATAGCAGTTCGTTTATCATCCAAAAATGGGGGAGAAAGCCGGAAGAACAAGCCATGTTTGACTTAGTCAAAAAAGGCATGTGGCTAAAGGTTAAAGGTAGCGTTCAGATGGACCAGTACAAGCATGAGCTTGTCATGAGTGTCCGAGACATGGTCGAAATCAAGGCCAAAAATATCCGAAAGGATCTAATGCCTGATGATCAAAAACGGGTTGAATTTCACGCGCATACCAACATGTCCACGATGGATGCCATTACTGATGTATCGGATTTAGTTGCCCAAGCCGCACGATGGGGACATGAAGCGATTGCCATTACTGACCATGCAGGTGCACAAAGTTTTCCGCATGCGCACTCAGCAGGCAAGAAAAATGGCGTTAAGATCCTTTACGGGATTGAAGCTAATCTAGTTGAAGACAGAGTGCCGATTACCTATAATGAAGATGATAGTAACCTATCTGACGCGACCTATGTCGTCTTCGATGTGGAAACAACAGGCCTTTCCGCAGTTTACAACAAACTGATTCAAGTTGCCGCCTCTAAAATGCACAAAGGTAATGTCATCGAACAATTTGATGAATTTATCGATCCAGGTCACCCTGTTAGTGAATTTACAACCCAGTTGACTGGTATCACGGATGACATGGTAAGAGGATCTAAACCGTTAGAAGAGGTGCTAGTCGCCTTTCAAGCATTTTGCCAAGGTAGTATTCTTGTTGCCCATAATGCCACGTTTGACGTGGGCTTCATGAATATCAACTATCAACGCTATGATTTACCTATCATCACGCAACCTGTCATCGACACCTTAGAATTTGCCCGTAATCTCTATCCAGAAATTAAACGTCACGGCTTAGGGCCGTTGACCAAACGTTTCCAAGTTTCTTTGGAGAATCATCACTTAGCCAATTTTGATGCTGAGGCAACGGGTCGCTTGTTATTCATCTTCCTAAATGATGCCAAAGAAAAATTTAAGATTACGCTACTGAGTGATTTGAATACAAAAGTAGTCGACGAGAACTCTTATAAGCGAGCGCGTGTCAAGCATGCGACTATTTATGCAAAAACACAAGCTGGCTTAAAAAATCTCTTTAAGCTGATTTCTTTCTCAAATGTCAACTACTTTGCAGGAGTGCCTAGGATTCCTAAATCAGTCCTCGAGACATATCGTGACGGCTTGATCATCGGGTCGGCATGTTCTGAAGGGGAAGTATTTGAAGCTGTTACCAATAAATCCTTTGATGATGCCCTTAAAATAGCGGATTATTATGATTTTATTGAGATTATGCCGCCTGCTGTTTATCGACCACTTATCGCTAAAGAAACGATAAAAGATGAGGTTGAGTTACAACGTATCTTAAAAGATATGATAAAGCTTGCGGATACACTAGGTAAACCAGTTCTTGCAACGGGTAACGTCCACTATCTTAACCCCGAAGATGCAGTTTATCGGGAAATCATCGTCCGTTCTATGGGTCCAGGTGCAATGATTAACCGACCTGTCGGTCGTGGTGAACACGCCATGCCAGCTCCGTTGCCTGATGTTCATTTTCGAACAACAACTGAAATGCTAGATGCCTTTGCCTTCTTGGGTGAAGCAGTTGCACGGCAGATTGTCATCGAGAATACGCAAAAAATGGCTGCATCTTTTGATGTCCTAACGCCAGTTCGTGAGGATCTTTATACGCCCTATATTCCTGAGTCTGAGGAAAAAATGGCGAAATTAACCTATGAGAAATCACATGCTATTTATGGCAATCCCTTGCCTGATATTGTTGATTTACGGATAGAAAAAGAACTGAATTCGATTATTGGGAATGGGTTCTCGGTAATCTATCTCATCTCGCAAATCCTTGTTGAACGCTCTAATAACCGTGGCTATCTGGTTGGTTCCAGGGGGTCGGTCGGCTCATCTTTTGTCGCGACGATGACAGGGATTACAGAAGTTAATCCACTGCCACCACACTATGTCTGTCCAGACTGTCAGTTTTCTGAGTTCTTTACTGAAGGGCAATATGGCTCGGGATTTGATATGCCTGAAAAAAACTGTCCTAACTGTGGGCAGAGATTAAAAAAAGACGGTCATGATATTCCCTTTGAAACCTTCTTAGGCTTTAAAGGAGATAAGGTGCCCGATATTGACCTGAACTTTTCTGGTGCCGATCAACCCAGCGCCCATTTAGATGTCCGAGAAATTTTTGGGGCAGATTATGCTTTTCGGGCTGGGACGATTGGTACCGTTGCCGAGAAAACAGCCTTTGGGTTTGTTAAAGGCTATGAGCGGGATTATGGTCATTACTATCGTGGTGCAGAAATTGAGCGCTTGGCTGCAGGTAGTACAGGCGTGAAACGAACAACTGGTCAACATCCCGGGGGGATTATCGTTATCCCTGGCTACATGGATGTCTATGATTTTAGTCCAGTAGCCTTCCCAGCAGAAGATGTCAATGCGGAGTGGCAGACCACGCACTTTGATTTCCATGCCATCCATGATAATATCTTGAAGCTCGATATTCTAGGACATGATGATCCAACTATGATTCGTAAACTGCAAGATTTATCAGGTATGGATGCCTCGACAATTCCGATGGATGATCCAGATGTGATGAAAATATTTGCAGGTACAGAAGTCCTTGGTGTCACACCCGAACAAATTTTCTCAAAAACGGGGACACTCGGTGTTCCTGAGATGGGGACAACCTTTGTTCGTGGTATGTTAGAAGAGACGAAACCGAGCACTTTTGCAGAGTTATTGCAAATCTCGGGTCTCTCACATGGGACTGACGTTTGGTTGGGCAATGCACAAGAGTTAATCAAACAAGGGATTGCAAACCTCGCCAAGGTAATCGGTTGTCGTGATGATATCATGGTTTACTTAATTCATGCCGGTCTGGATGAATCGATGGCATTCACGATTATGGAACGTGTTCGAAAAGGGATGTGGAACAAGATGGGTGATGAAGAGCGAGATGCCTATATCGCTGCTATGCGAGAAAATAATGTTCCTGAATGGTACATTGACTCCTGTAGTAAGATTAAATATATGTTCCCTAAAGCCCATGCGGCAGCTTATATTATGATGGCGCTACGTGTCGCCTACTTTAAAGTGCACATGCCCATCTATTATTATTGTGCCTGGTTTTCTATCCGTGCCAATGCCTTTGACCTAAAAGTCATGGGGGATGGCTTAGCTGCTGTTAAAGCCAAGATGGCAGAGATTAGAGGCAAGGGCTTTGAAGCAACTAATGTAGAAAACGCCCTTTTTGGCACCTTAGAGTTATGCAACGAAATGCTAGAACGTGGCTTTAAGTTTGGTAAATTAGATCTCTATCGAAGTGAGGCCAGTGAGTTCATTATCGAAGGAGATACCTTGATTCCGCCTTTTTCCGCGATGGATGGTCTCGGTGGCAACGTCGCCAGACAGCTTGTTAAGGCGCGTGAAGATGGTGAGTTCCTCAGCAAAACAGAGCTTAGAAAACGTGCTGGGGTTTCTCAAACCCTAGTCGATAAGATGGATGACATGGGGATTCTAGGCAATATGCCAGGAGATAACCAATTAAGTTTATTTGATGATCTATTTTAA
- the comGA gene encoding competence type IV pilus ATPase ComGA, translating into MVQKLAKVLLQAAVSFGASDVYVLPVETTFAVSFRRSESRKHYITCSAAEGQSLISHFKFTAGMNVGEKRRPQLGACTYEIGERSLRLRLSTAGDFENRESLVIRLLPDQAHPLLFWDKATLLSLKTAVVSRGLYLFSGPVGSGKTTLMHHVAKENFTDKQVITIEDPVELVRPELLQFQINEAIGNTYDSLIKLSLRHMPDLVIVGEIRDSTTARAVIRASLTGYTVFSTIHAKSIRGVYARLLALGVTKDELENALSGIIYQRLIAGKGVLTYADKNFSNHSHDGWNRQIEALVRSGSIRASQATVEKIIS; encoded by the coding sequence ATGGTTCAGAAATTAGCAAAAGTACTCTTACAAGCGGCAGTTAGCTTTGGTGCAAGCGATGTCTATGTTTTACCAGTTGAGACGACGTTTGCAGTTAGCTTTAGGCGTTCGGAGAGTCGTAAGCACTATATCACTTGTTCAGCTGCTGAGGGGCAAAGTTTAATCTCACATTTCAAATTTACAGCTGGTATGAACGTTGGCGAAAAGCGACGCCCGCAGTTAGGTGCCTGTACCTATGAGATTGGTGAGCGCAGTCTGAGGCTAAGACTATCTACAGCAGGGGATTTTGAAAATCGAGAAAGTCTGGTCATTCGATTATTGCCAGATCAAGCGCATCCCCTCTTGTTTTGGGATAAAGCGACGCTTCTATCATTGAAAACGGCGGTAGTCAGTCGAGGGCTTTATCTATTTTCAGGACCGGTGGGTTCCGGAAAGACGACACTGATGCACCATGTTGCAAAAGAGAACTTTACAGATAAACAGGTCATTACGATAGAAGACCCAGTAGAACTTGTCAGGCCAGAGCTTTTGCAATTCCAAATCAATGAAGCGATTGGCAACACCTATGATAGCTTAATTAAATTATCTCTTAGACACATGCCGGATCTTGTCATTGTAGGAGAAATTCGAGATAGTACGACAGCTCGTGCGGTCATCCGGGCTAGTTTGACGGGCTACACGGTATTTTCGACGATTCATGCCAAATCTATTCGTGGTGTATATGCTAGGTTACTCGCCTTAGGCGTGACCAAAGATGAGCTAGAAAATGCCTTGTCTGGTATTATTTATCAGCGACTCATAGCAGGAAAAGGGGTGCTAACCTATGCAGATAAAAACTTCTCTAATCACAGCCATGACGGATGGAATAGGCAGATTGAGGCACTTGTTAGATCAGGATCTATTCGTGCTAGTCAGGCGACGGTCGAAAAAATTATCAGTTAA